In Haloterrigena turkmenica DSM 5511, a single genomic region encodes these proteins:
- a CDS encoding ornithine cyclodeaminase, translated as MTVSRTVELEGHIIDSGTMGHCFGVVMDMGGEFEVEEFEVGRHKHAETYCRMRVMAESEDDLRAILHELNQQGATVADPRDATLEAAPEDGVVPVDFYSTTNHPTFVRVDGEWVEVENVEMDCTLVVDRGEDGEDPRVYTKVLNAVEEGDLVVTGETGIRVEPPERPRNGSGSFGFMQGGVSSERPSASLIEEIADEMREVRENDGNVLVVCGPAIVHSGGRDALADLVRADYIDALSAGNGFAVHDLERDLYGTSLGVDTESLEHPRKGHKHHIYTISEIARLGGIEEAVDEGVVDEGVMYECVRNDVPYVLAGSIRDDGPLPDTITDSIAAQNAIREQAQEADIVLMLATLLHSVAVGNCLPSTTKTVCVDINPATVTQLLDRGSAQAIGMVTDIGTFIPMLAEELLE; from the coding sequence ATGACCGTTTCACGAACCGTCGAACTCGAGGGGCACATCATCGACTCGGGGACGATGGGCCACTGTTTCGGGGTCGTGATGGACATGGGCGGCGAGTTCGAGGTCGAGGAGTTCGAGGTCGGCCGCCACAAACACGCGGAGACGTACTGCCGGATGCGCGTGATGGCCGAGAGCGAGGACGACCTGCGGGCGATCCTCCACGAACTCAACCAGCAGGGCGCGACCGTCGCCGACCCCCGCGATGCGACGCTCGAGGCGGCGCCGGAGGACGGGGTCGTCCCCGTCGATTTCTACTCGACGACCAACCACCCGACGTTCGTCCGCGTCGACGGCGAGTGGGTCGAAGTCGAGAACGTCGAGATGGACTGTACTCTCGTCGTAGACCGAGGCGAAGACGGCGAGGACCCGCGCGTCTACACGAAGGTCCTGAACGCCGTCGAGGAGGGCGATCTCGTCGTCACCGGCGAGACCGGGATCCGCGTCGAACCGCCGGAACGCCCCCGCAACGGCAGTGGTTCGTTCGGCTTCATGCAGGGCGGCGTCTCGAGCGAGCGGCCCTCGGCGTCACTGATCGAGGAGATCGCCGACGAGATGCGCGAGGTCCGGGAAAACGACGGGAACGTCCTCGTCGTCTGCGGCCCGGCGATCGTCCACTCCGGCGGCCGGGACGCGCTCGCCGACCTCGTCCGTGCGGACTACATCGACGCGCTTTCGGCCGGCAACGGCTTCGCCGTCCACGACCTGGAGCGCGACCTCTACGGCACCTCGCTGGGCGTCGACACCGAGAGCCTCGAGCACCCGCGAAAGGGGCACAAACACCACATCTACACGATCAGCGAGATCGCCCGCCTCGGCGGGATCGAAGAGGCCGTCGACGAGGGCGTCGTCGACGAGGGCGTGATGTACGAGTGCGTGCGCAACGACGTCCCCTACGTCCTCGCGGGCTCGATCCGCGATGACGGCCCGCTCCCGGACACGATTACCGACTCGATCGCGGCCCAGAACGCGATCCGCGAGCAGGCCCAGGAGGCCGACATCGTGCTCATGCTCGCGACGCTGCTCCACTCGGTCGCCGTCGGCAACTGCCTCCCCTCGACAACCAAGACCGTCTGCGTCGACATCAACCCGGCCACCGTCACCCAACTGCTCGACCGCGGCAGCGCCCAGGCCATCGGCATGGTCACCGACATCGGGACCTTCATCCCGATGCTCGCCGAGGAACTGCTCGAGTAA
- a CDS encoding FixH family protein yields the protein MRWRKPLTALVVITVLMTVAVGPVVAHETQELDGYDVTFGGADEPLVTGERMWLEFEIVDNETGEPVDGQAETLTVSIDASGSEKTPLEVSEKHGEPGVYEAPVIFTEPGEYVVHLEGTLEGTEVHTHFEKEVGDHTELEYPGDDSGAEDADNDSRTDTDDQSDESGLGSVGAAVAAIGLLGAVGAYRSRR from the coding sequence ATGCGCTGGCGCAAACCGCTCACTGCACTCGTCGTGATCACAGTACTGATGACCGTCGCCGTCGGACCCGTTGTAGCCCACGAGACCCAAGAGCTCGACGGCTACGACGTCACCTTCGGCGGAGCGGACGAACCGCTTGTCACCGGCGAGCGGATGTGGTTGGAGTTCGAAATCGTCGATAACGAGACAGGAGAGCCGGTCGACGGACAGGCCGAGACGCTAACCGTATCGATCGACGCCTCGGGAAGCGAGAAAACCCCGCTCGAGGTCAGCGAGAAACACGGCGAACCCGGCGTGTACGAGGCTCCGGTGATCTTCACGGAACCCGGCGAGTACGTCGTCCATCTGGAGGGGACCCTCGAAGGAACCGAGGTCCACACGCACTTCGAGAAGGAGGTCGGCGATCACACCGAACTCGAATACCCCGGCGACGACTCCGGAGCCGAAGACGCGGACAACGACTCTCGGACCGACACCGACGACCAGTCTGACGAGAGCGGTCTCGGATCCGTCGGCGCCGCCGTCGCCGCGATTGGTCTCCTCGGGGCCGTCGGTGCGTACCGGTCGCGGCGCTGA
- the msrB gene encoding peptide-methionine (R)-S-oxide reductase MsrB codes for MEHDTSDQPRDDADGDLPDSDAEWRDRLSEEEYRILREAGTEPPFSGEYVDHKADGTYACAGCGAELFDGDTKFESGCGWPSFYDVDDDRVETRQDNSHGMRRTEVLCANCGGHLGHVFEDGPDPTGKRYCINSVALEFDDE; via the coding sequence ATGGAACACGATACGAGCGATCAGCCCCGCGACGACGCTGACGGCGACCTTCCGGACAGCGACGCCGAGTGGCGCGATCGACTGAGCGAGGAGGAGTACCGCATCCTGCGCGAGGCCGGCACCGAACCGCCCTTTAGCGGCGAGTACGTCGATCACAAAGCGGACGGGACGTACGCCTGCGCCGGCTGCGGCGCCGAACTGTTCGACGGCGACACGAAATTCGAGTCCGGCTGCGGCTGGCCCAGTTTCTACGACGTCGACGACGACCGCGTCGAGACTCGGCAAGACAACAGCCACGGGATGCGCCGCACCGAGGTCCTGTGTGCCAACTGCGGCGGCCACCTCGGCCACGTCTTCGAGGACGGCCCCGACCCCACGGGCAAACGCTACTGCATTAACTCGGTGGCCCTCGAGTTCGACGACGAGTAA
- a CDS encoding branched-chain amino acid transaminase — protein MGFDEMDVDTIWMDGEFVDWDEAQVHVLTHGLHYGSGVFEGARCYDTAEGPAIFRWEEHLERLFQSAKPYEMDIDYTKEELTEATKELIQRQDLESCYIRPVAFYGYNSLGVSPKDCPTRTAIAVWPWGAYLGEEALEEGIEVMISSWRKHASSQIPTNAKTTGLYVNSMLAGEEARRNGFAEAIVLNKEGNVAEGPGENIFLVRDGELHTPGLSESILDGITRDTVIEIAEDLGYTVHDNVSISRGELNTADELFFTGSAAEVTPIRKVDNVVIGDGSRGPVTEEIQQKFFEVVERETDEYDEWFEYV, from the coding sequence ATGGGATTCGACGAGATGGACGTCGACACGATCTGGATGGACGGCGAGTTCGTCGACTGGGACGAGGCGCAGGTCCACGTCCTCACGCACGGACTGCACTACGGCAGCGGCGTCTTCGAGGGCGCACGGTGTTACGACACCGCGGAGGGCCCCGCGATCTTCCGCTGGGAGGAACACTTAGAACGGCTCTTCCAGTCGGCCAAGCCCTACGAGATGGATATCGACTACACGAAGGAGGAGCTCACCGAGGCGACGAAGGAGCTCATCCAGCGCCAGGACTTAGAGTCCTGTTACATCCGGCCGGTCGCCTTCTACGGCTACAACTCGCTGGGTGTCAGTCCGAAGGACTGCCCGACGCGCACCGCGATCGCCGTCTGGCCGTGGGGCGCCTACCTCGGCGAGGAAGCCCTCGAAGAGGGGATCGAGGTCATGATCTCCTCGTGGCGGAAACACGCCTCGAGCCAGATTCCGACGAACGCGAAGACGACGGGACTGTACGTCAACAGCATGCTCGCCGGCGAGGAGGCGCGCCGGAACGGCTTCGCCGAGGCGATCGTCCTCAACAAGGAGGGCAACGTCGCCGAAGGCCCCGGCGAGAACATCTTCCTCGTTCGCGACGGCGAGCTCCACACGCCCGGCCTCTCCGAGTCCATCCTCGACGGCATCACCCGCGACACCGTGATCGAGATCGCCGAGGACCTCGGCTACACGGTCCACGACAACGTCTCGATCTCACGGGGCGAACTCAACACGGCCGACGAGCTGTTCTTCACCGGCTCCGCGGCCGAGGTCACGCCCATCCGGAAGGTCGACAACGTCGTCATCGGCGACGGCTCTCGCGGCCCGGTCACCGAGGAAATTCAGCAGAAGTTCTTCGAGGTCGTCGAGCGGGAGACCGACGAGTACGACGAGTGGTTCGAGTACGTCTAG
- a CDS encoding outer membrane protein assembly factor BamB family protein, which yields MDRRSTPTPTRRRWLAACGGASVGIAGLSGCTGSDDSDGENGTSESDGDGEKPDENGTNGSHNGSIGESWPMARFSANNGMVTDEWSGPEGPLEERWTVEIEDGAVSGPVVGHGLVYVADETSTLHAIDHTTGDVEWTYEPELPPETPPNPQWEPTTPAVTDDAVYFLTETLYALEPKSGDVLWSIELGSLYSGDIRVYDGIVYVHNGGKLYAIDSNNQTIVWEDEASSTQDIAIGDDGMFYVVRRTNNGHDYEVMGIDISSKGTEWTYSPPGNVASGFGLLVRDGTVYLNEMEKLLMIDGVTGDVEILAEFEQTSELVPTTGRAPTIADGIAYSPAPSRYPAVQAVNLSTGKEPDIWDSSALKNGPTGIQPFVTDGTLYVWRDPGYVQLDAINTKTGKQQWTTHTTDHIDLIGGRIRGYAILSDTVVFTYNSGSGSTISTLEPE from the coding sequence ATGGATCGACGATCAACACCGACACCGACGCGCCGACGGTGGCTCGCAGCCTGCGGCGGCGCATCGGTCGGTATTGCCGGTCTTTCCGGCTGTACGGGTAGTGACGATTCGGACGGCGAAAACGGTACTTCTGAATCCGACGGCGACGGTGAGAAACCCGATGAAAACGGGACCAACGGCAGTCACAACGGCTCGATCGGCGAATCGTGGCCGATGGCACGGTTCTCGGCGAACAACGGGATGGTTACTGATGAGTGGAGCGGACCTGAAGGTCCGCTCGAGGAACGGTGGACGGTCGAAATAGAAGATGGAGCGGTTTCAGGACCTGTTGTCGGTCACGGCCTCGTCTATGTCGCGGATGAGACGTCGACACTCCACGCGATCGACCATACGACTGGCGACGTCGAGTGGACATACGAACCGGAACTGCCACCGGAGACACCTCCAAATCCGCAGTGGGAACCGACGACGCCCGCGGTAACTGACGACGCCGTGTACTTTCTTACTGAAACCCTGTATGCACTCGAGCCCAAGAGCGGTGATGTCTTGTGGTCGATCGAACTCGGGTCCCTGTACTCTGGAGACATTCGTGTCTACGATGGGATCGTATATGTCCACAACGGTGGAAAACTATACGCAATTGATTCTAATAACCAAACTATCGTCTGGGAGGATGAAGCTAGTTCCACACAGGATATAGCCATCGGAGATGACGGCATGTTCTACGTAGTTCGGCGAACAAACAATGGCCATGATTACGAGGTAATGGGAATTGACATTTCGTCTAAGGGGACAGAGTGGACGTATTCTCCACCGGGAAACGTAGCCTCCGGTTTTGGATTACTGGTTCGTGATGGAACAGTATATCTTAACGAGATGGAAAAGCTACTGATGATTGATGGTGTAACTGGTGATGTCGAAATACTCGCCGAATTCGAACAAACGAGCGAACTTGTCCCAACAACCGGTCGTGCACCAACAATCGCAGACGGAATTGCCTATTCCCCGGCTCCGAGCAGGTATCCTGCTGTCCAAGCAGTCAATTTAAGCACTGGTAAAGAACCCGATATATGGGATTCGAGTGCTCTTAAAAACGGACCAACAGGCATCCAACCGTTCGTTACTGATGGTACACTCTACGTTTGGCGTGATCCAGGATATGTTCAGTTAGATGCTATTAATACTAAAACTGGAAAACAACAATGGACAACCCATACAACAGATCACATTGACTTAATCGGTGGGCGTATCAGAGGATACGCAATCCTCAGCGATACTGTGGTGTTCACATATAACTCTGGGAGTGGTAGTACTATCAGTACACTCGAACCAGAATAG
- a CDS encoding HTH domain-containing protein produces the protein MSNPTTTPTSVELWIRSFAPASAGPTQERALEQLSDLESQAPIESVDVSVWGKEIEVDRPERAMQIPQLCRIERRLEAFENWAARTGRRLEPFFRNTHVESSITGESHDVWRLPTIAVAEFDGDELLHVAPCRDGDRTIDVFDRLETLLEDAESPLAVDEGSSDGLTDRSSDRATDYGQSRADVESSRSD, from the coding sequence GTGTCGAACCCCACTACAACACCGACGTCAGTCGAACTGTGGATCCGATCGTTCGCCCCCGCGAGCGCCGGTCCGACGCAGGAACGCGCTCTCGAGCAGCTCTCCGATCTCGAGTCGCAGGCGCCGATCGAGTCGGTAGACGTGAGCGTCTGGGGCAAGGAAATCGAGGTCGATCGACCCGAGCGAGCGATGCAAATTCCCCAGCTCTGTCGGATCGAGCGCCGACTCGAGGCCTTCGAGAACTGGGCGGCTCGCACGGGGCGCCGGCTCGAGCCGTTCTTCCGAAACACGCACGTCGAGTCGTCGATCACGGGCGAGTCACACGACGTCTGGCGGCTCCCGACGATCGCGGTCGCGGAGTTCGACGGCGACGAACTCCTCCACGTCGCGCCCTGTCGCGATGGCGACCGGACGATCGATGTCTTCGATCGGCTCGAGACGCTCCTCGAGGACGCGGAGTCACCGCTGGCCGTCGACGAGGGATCGAGCGACGGGTTGACCGACCGATCATCGGATCGGGCGACCGATTACGGGCAGAGTCGCGCCGACGTGGAGTCGTCTCGATCCGACTGA
- a CDS encoding winged helix-turn-helix transcriptional regulator, with product MSETRRQIRAHVRANAGIHFNELVRESTYAPGQIQYHVRRLIDADELVREELYGQTHYYPPQYDEWERAALALFRRETTREIVLLLIERGSSRPAAVADELDIARSTLEYHLDNLVECDIVEKEYGERNRVTLSLSRPDRTAPLLSEISPTVPDRLVDRFTRLVDGLLENPVDSE from the coding sequence ATGAGCGAGACACGACGACAGATCAGGGCACACGTTCGGGCCAACGCCGGAATCCACTTCAACGAACTCGTCCGCGAGTCGACGTACGCGCCGGGACAGATCCAGTATCACGTTCGTCGGCTGATCGACGCCGACGAACTCGTTCGCGAGGAACTCTACGGGCAGACCCACTACTATCCCCCGCAGTACGACGAGTGGGAGCGCGCCGCGCTGGCGCTGTTTCGCCGCGAGACGACCCGCGAGATCGTCCTCCTCTTGATCGAGCGCGGCTCTAGCCGACCGGCCGCGGTCGCGGACGAACTCGACATCGCCCGGAGCACCCTCGAGTACCACCTCGATAACCTGGTCGAGTGCGACATCGTCGAGAAGGAGTACGGAGAGCGCAATCGCGTCACACTCTCGCTGTCCCGACCCGACCGAACCGCGCCGCTGCTCTCGGAGATCTCACCGACGGTGCCGGACCGATTGGTCGATCGATTTACGCGGCTCGTCGACGGCCTGCTCGAGAACCCCGTCGATTCCGAGTAG
- a CDS encoding DUF7471 family protein, with the protein MEHTSPLDIPWLDPQLAPVLIVVIVLAAVGTTILFCCGLVAYSRRRSPRYLLITAVLGLLVVRSVVGLGTVFGVVPMTVHHLVEHGFDFAIAVLVLYAVYRSGPMADTETNRERPSKSDD; encoded by the coding sequence ATGGAACATACGAGTCCCCTCGACATCCCGTGGCTGGATCCGCAACTGGCGCCGGTGTTGATAGTCGTGATCGTCCTCGCCGCCGTCGGCACGACGATCCTCTTTTGCTGCGGGCTCGTCGCGTACTCGAGACGGCGCTCGCCCCGGTATCTACTGATTACGGCCGTGCTCGGACTGCTCGTGGTTCGGTCTGTCGTCGGCCTCGGTACCGTGTTCGGCGTGGTTCCGATGACGGTCCACCACCTCGTCGAACACGGGTTCGACTTCGCGATCGCCGTGCTCGTCCTCTATGCGGTCTACCGAAGCGGACCGATGGCCGATACTGAGACGAACCGCGAGCGTCCCTCGAAGTCCGACGATTAG